TGCCGGAGGAGCTTCTCGACGCGGCCGCGGACTTCCTCGCGGTCCTTGCGCAGGGCGATGAGCTCGGCGCGCATGGACTCGAACTCGTCGTCGCGCTGGCCGAACTGCTCGCGCAGGCGGCGGGCGTCGCGCTCGGCGGCCTGCTGCGCGGCGCGCGCCGCCTTCAGCATCTCCACCGTCTGGAAGACTTTCTGCTCCAGTGCCTGGAAATCGTCGGCGGTGAATTCGGCGTCGAGCTCGCGCTGGGCCTTCACGGTCATGCGGTGCGTTCTCCTCTTTTTGCGGTGGCGCGAGCGCAGTATAACGCAGGCGGTCAAGAAACTTTTGCACAACGCCGCGCGCTACGTCTCGCGGATCTCGCCCAGGCAGTCCTTCAGCCCGTCCCACGTCATCCAGAACTGCGCCATCTCCTCCGGCGTGCCGAAGGAGATGCGGCACCACTTCAACATCGGCGGGAACGGCCGCCCGATGCGGATGCCCTGCGCGTGCATCGAGGCGCGCACCTCGCGCGCCACGCTGCCGCAGTAGATCATCGCGAAGTTCGCGTAGGTGGGGATGGCCTGGATGCGGCGCCGCTGGCACTCCGCCAGGAACGCGGCGCGGTCGCGGGCGTTGCGCTCGACCGCCGCCTGCATCTCCGCAGTCGCGCCGAGCGCGAGCGTGCCGCAGCGCGCCGCCACGCAGTTCACGTTGTCGTACAGTTCTTCGGTGTTCAGGCGCTTGAGCGTCTCTTCGCCGCTGACGGCATACCCCAGCCGCAGCCCCGCCATCCCATAGACCTTCGAGAACGTGCGCGCGACGATCACGCGGTCGTCCGCGACCCACGGGTCGAGGTACGACGTGTATCCCGGTGCGCCCACCGCGAAGTGGTGATACGCCTCGTCCATCAGGACGTAGGTGTTCGGAGGGACGCGCTTCAGGAAGTCGTCGAGTTCGGCGCGCGCGGTGAGCGACGCGGTCGGATTGTTCGGGTTGCAGATGTAGAACAGGCCCGGGCCGGCGCCCATCGCCTTCAACATGCCCATCAAGTCGTGCGAGTGATCGGGGCGCAGCGGGACGCGCACGATGTTCGCCTTCTCCGCCTCGGCGTAGTGCACGATGGCCTCGAACGTCGGCTCGGCCACCACCAGGCGCGCGGGCGCGGCGGCGAACTCGTCGGCCGCCATCTTCAGGATCTCGGTCGAGCCGCAGCCCACGTGCACCTGCGCCGGCTTCACCTTGTGCAGTTTCGCGATCGCGCCGATCAGCTCTTCGTAACGGAAGTCGGGATAGCGATTCGCGGTCTCCAGCGTCCCTGCCATCACGGCCTTCACGCTGGGCAGCGGCCCGTAGGGGTTCTCGTTGCCGTTCAGGAGGATCGGGCCCCCGGGCCGCGGAGCGCGCGGCGGCTCGCCACACTTTTGTGCAAGGGCGGGAAGCGGAAGCGTGGCGGCGGCAAGTCCGATGCCGCCGGTGCGAAGGAAAGAGCGACGCGATACGGCCATGATGTCCTCGCGACTATCCGGCGGATTGTAGTCCCGAACACCAAATGAAAACAGGAGGACGCAGGGTACGCCGAGGTCTTTTCCTTGTTTCCTGAAGGACGAACTTCACTGACACCGGACAGCCCGCGTTGAAAGAAAGAAATATCTGTCCTCCCCGTCCTCTGCGTCCTCCTGTTGTTCTTGGGTCTTAGGAGCGGAGGGAAGCGCCGAGGGATTGGAGCGCGCGGACGAGCTGCTGCGACCAGCCGGCGACCTCGTCGTCGCGCAGCGTGCGGTCCGCGGCCTGGAAGGTTGCGCGCAGCAGCAGGGAGTAGCTGCCGGCGCCGACGTTGCCGCCGCGGAAGATCTCGGCCGGCGCGAAGCCGCGCAGCTCGGCGATGCCCAGCGCCTCGACCGCCTGCCGGATGCGGTCGAAGGTGACCTCGTCGGGCATGAGGAGCGAGAAGTCGCGCTCGACCGCCGGGAACTTCGAGAGCGGCTGGTAGCGCGGCTCGCGCAGCGCGCGCTTGTAGAGGCGATCGAGGAAGACCTCGGCGACGTAGACCTCCTGCTTCAGCTTGCGCCGGGCGGCGACCGCAGGCTCGAGCTGGCCGAAGCGCGCGACCGTCTCGCCGTCCATCACGGCGCGCGCGGCGCGGCCCGGATGGTAGTAGTCGGAGACCAGCGCGTCGAAGTAGAGCGTCTTGTGCTCGAAGCTTTCGAGCAGCGTCTCGAGGTCGCCCTTGAGGTCGAAGAACGTGTAGGGCCGCGGCGTGTCGTGCACCGA
This DNA window, taken from Terriglobales bacterium, encodes the following:
- a CDS encoding aminotransferase class I/II-fold pyridoxal phosphate-dependent enzyme, which encodes MAVSRRSFLRTGGIGLAAATLPLPALAQKCGEPPRAPRPGGPILLNGNENPYGPLPSVKAVMAGTLETANRYPDFRYEELIGAIAKLHKVKPAQVHVGCGSTEILKMAADEFAAAPARLVVAEPTFEAIVHYAEAEKANIVRVPLRPDHSHDLMGMLKAMGAGPGLFYICNPNNPTASLTARAELDDFLKRVPPNTYVLMDEAYHHFAVGAPGYTSYLDPWVADDRVIVARTFSKVYGMAGLRLGYAVSGEETLKRLNTEELYDNVNCVAARCGTLALGATAEMQAAVERNARDRAAFLAECQRRRIQAIPTYANFAMIYCGSVAREVRASMHAQGIRIGRPFPPMLKWCRISFGTPEEMAQFWMTWDGLKDCLGEIRET